CCACGACGGACCCGCCTGCGGGTGCACCCCGATGCGGGGCACCCGCCGGGCCGGGGACGAACCCACCCGCACCGGGCTGGGTGACGAAACGATTGCTGCGGCGCAGCCTGTCGGCGACGAGACGCTTGCTGACCGGGATCATCAGCAGCAGACCGGAGAAGGTGGTGACCAGCCCGGGGATCAGGAACAACAGCGCCACCACGATGCCGATCGGGTCGGGGGAGTCCGTTGCGATCCTGCGGGTCCGCATCGTCTCCTGCACCGCGGCCATCGCCTTGCTTCCCTCCCTGCGGAGCAGGTAAGCGCCCAGGACGCTGCCACCGACGACCAACAGGATGGTGGGCAGCACGCCGATGAGGTTGCCGACCACGATGAGGGCGGTGATCTCGAGGATCAGGAAGAGCAGGGGAAACAAGGGCACGGTGGGCGGCTCCCTCGGCAGTCGGGCATTGAGGTCGTACCGTGTCAACGACGGGACGGTGGCGTTTGCTCCCGCCGGCGGACGCCGATCGTAGTACGCCCACCCAGACCGTGGTGTACATCACATCCAAGGGGCGTGGTGTAGGCGCATGTTGCCGAATCATGTCAGTTTCGCCGAATCGCTAGTGGCGCATTTCACCATCCGGCACCCTCTCGTGGTGTGAAGGCCAAGCGCAGCACGTTTCGCAAGCTTCCGTGGACTCGGGCGCCGCGTGCGGCGCTGTCCAGCCCCTCCACGATGCTCGTCGCGATGCTCACCGGTCTGGTGGTGGCGTTCGTGATCGCCGGAGCGGTCCTGCACGTGTCGACGGTGGGCAGCGCAGCGGTCTCCTACAACCTCGACCGGCTCTGCCCGCACAACCTCGGGCCGAACGTGGTCGGCGAAGCACTCGACAACGACAACGCCGCGACGGTGGTCGACGCGGCGACGGAATCGGGCGCGCGGCATGGCTTCACCGAGAGCGTCAGCGGTCGCTACACCATGCCGCTCAGGGTCGACTTCGGGACGGACAGCGCGCTCACCCGGATCGGCCACCGCGATCAGGCGATGGACAACCTCACCGTGCTCGAAGGTGGGGAACGCAGCGGGTTGTGGATCGCGCGCTCGGTGGCGGAACAGGCCGGAGTCCGGGTCGGCGATCGCGCCCAGGGTCTCGGCGTCGATGCCGCAGCATCGACCGTGACCACGATCTACGAGGATCTGGTCCAACCACAGGACCAGTTCTGGTGCACCGAGGAAGCACTGGTCACCGTGCGACCGCTCAGCGGAGACTTCGAAGACGCCCAGGTGTTGTTCTTCGCCGACCGCGAGGAATTCGAAGCCTTCACCGCCGCGACACCACTGTTGCTGGCGACCACGGTGCGGTTCCCGGTCGAACAGCCGCAGACGCCGGACGCCGCTTCGGCACTATCCGAGCGTGCGGCGCACGTGGTCTCGGATATCCGAGGGGTCGTCGGCGACTTCGCGACGGACCAACCGGTCACGGCGCGGGCCTACCTGGATCGGCCCGTGGAGCTGGCAGGCGAATCCAGTCGGAGTGTCACCCTGGCCGTGCTCCCCTTGACGCTGGTCAGCCTGTTGGTCGGCCTCGCCGGGGTGGCCGCCGTCGCGGTGCAGTGGTGCCAGCGCCGACACACCGAGATCAGGCTGCTCTGGTCGCGTGGGGTCTCGCCCCTCGCCATCGGCGCCAAGGCCGTACTGGAGCTCGGCCTGCCGCTGCTCGCGGGTATGGGTCTCGGGGTCGGGGTGGCCTTCGCTGCGTTGGACCTCTTCGCACCGGCTTCGCAGATCCAGCCCGGAACGGGAACCCTGCTGACGTTGATCATGTTCGGCGTGGTGGCCGTCGCGATCGGCGTGGTGGGGGCAACAGTCGCTGTTCGAGTCCGAAGTGGTCTGGAACGGGCCCGGGTCCGACACGGTGGCCGCGTGCGGCGGATCCTCACCCTGCTGCCCTGGGAACTGGCCACGGCGGGCTTGGCGGTCTGGGCAGGCAGCAGGCTGTGGGACGGTGCGCTGAGCGTCGAGGCGGACGAGGTGATCCCGCGCATCGACCCGGTCGCGTTGGCTTTTCCGCTGTTGATCGTCCTGACGGTCGCCGGGCTGATCGCCCGACTGCTCAACGGCTCTCTGATCAAATCCCATTCGCTGCAGATGTGGTCTCGGCCCGCCGCCCAGCTGGGAATCCGCAGGCTCGCGGCCTCGCGCGGCACCGTGACCGGTGTGCTCGTGGTGGCGTTGCTGGCGGTCGGCACGATCGCTGTCGGCAACGGAGTGGTGACGGCCCAGCAAGGAGCCTTCAACGCGAAGTCGGGCCTCAGTGTGGGCGCCGAGAGCTCGGTCCAGGTCGGCAATGCCGAGATCAGGGACGGGTTGACGCTGCCTGCCGAGATCGCAACCGAATCCACCTTCGTCGGAGTCACCACCAGGGCGATCCCGGACCAAAGCCGCGATGGTCGCATCGTGGTGGTCGACCCGGCGACCTTCGCGCGAGGAGCGTTCTCCGACGACACCGCACGGTCTCGACAGATCGACGAGGCCCTCGAATCGCTGGGCGCCGCCGACACGAACGGTCGGATACCCGCCCTCGCCGTCGCGGGCGCCGCCGAGGGCACGGTGGACATCGGCGGGGGCATGGAGGTGCGAACCGTCGGTGCGGTCGAGGGCTTCCCCGGTCTGACCCGCAGCATCGGCTACGTGATCGCCGCAGAGGCCGTGGAGCAACCCACCACTATCGCCTCGTGGTTCGTCTGGTCGAACCACGGCTTGACGACGGTGGTGGAGGCACTCGCCGCCGAGGGCGTGGAGGCGTTGAACACTGCGGAGCGGGCTGCGGCGATGGATGCGCTGGCGTTCTTGACCGTGGAATGGACGTTCTCCTTCATCGTGGTCCTCGGCCTGGTGCTCGCGGCGCTCGCAGTGGTCTCGCTGCTGCTGTCCGTGGAGGCCCGGCGCAGGCAGAACGAGCTGTCCGGTGCGTTGGCGGCCCGGATGGGACTTCGGCTGCGCACACTGGTGTCGAGTTATCTCGTCGAGTTGAGCGTGGTCGCGGTGTTGGCCATCGTCTTCGGCTCGCTCGCAGGCATCGTCGGCGCCCAGCTGTCGTCCAGCAGGCTCGACCCAGCGCCGGAGGTCTTCCCGGCTCCGGAGCCGGGATTGCCGTGGGGATTCTTGATCTGGACGGTCCTGATCACCTCGGTCGTGGTTGCGGTCGCGACCTGGATCGCCGTCCGACTGGTGCGGACCGCTCGAGTGGGGGAATTGATTCGTGGCTGAGATAACGACGCAGACCACCGTCACGGCCGAGTCCGTACTCGGCCTGCGCGCGGTGTCGGTGACCTATCCGACGCCGTCGGGCCCGGTGGAGGCGGTCCGAGGGGTGACGCTGGACGTCCCGAACCGTGGTCTGACCGTGCTGGCGGGTCCGTCCGGATCGGGGAAGTCCACGCTGCTCCGGGTGCTGGCCCTGCTCGACAAGCCGACCGAGGGCCAGGTGTTGCTGCGTGATCGGGAACTCGGCGGCCTGGACGCGGGCGAGCTGCGCAGGCTACGGCGCAGTCGCATCGCCCTGGTGTATCAGAATCCGGCCGAGAACCTGTTCGACTACCTGACCGTGGCGGAGAATCTACGGGCTGCGGCACAGCTGGCCGATCGCCCGGATCCGGGCGAGGAACTACTGGAACAACTCGGACTGCCCGGGACCGGTGGCTGGCGGATCCGCTCCCTCTCCGGCGGGCAGCAACAACGCCTGGCGTTGGCGTGCACACTGGCGATGGGCTGTGAGGTGGTACTCGCCGACGAGCCCACCTCGCAGCTCGATGCCCGCTCGGCCGATCTGGTGCTCGATGCGCTGCGTCGGGTCACCGCGCTGGATGTTCCGGTCGTGGTCGCCTCGCACGATGAACGACTTCGATCGGGCGCGGACACCCTGGTCTGGTTGCGTGATGGTGAGCTGACGGCGATCGAGGGAGCGGGCAGATGATGGGGACGCAGATCGCGGCGAACGCGCCGGTGCTGCGGGCGAGCGGCATCCGACGGTCGTTCCGACAGGGCACGACGACGGTCGACGTGCTCCGAGGGGTCGACCTCACGGTCAACGCGGGCGAGATCACGACCCTGTCCGGGCCGTCCGGTTCGGGCAAGAGCGCGCTGTTCTCGGTGCTGTGCGGCTTCGATCGCGCTGACGAGGGCGAGGTGTCGGTCCTCGGCGACCCGCTGAGCCCGACCATCGCGTGGCACGTCGTGGCGGTCCTACCGCAGGCCATGGGTCTGGCCACCGAGTTGACGCTGGCGGAGAACGTGGCCTTGCCGCTTCGGCTGGCACCGGCCGAGCACACCGTGCCGGTCGGCGACATCGACGAGCGGGTCCTGGAGTTGCTGGCCGTGCTGAAGGTGGATCAGCTGGCGGATCGGTATCCCTCGGAGGTCTCGTTCGGACAGCAACAGCGAGTGGCACTGGCCAGGGCGCTGGCCGTCCGACCCCGAGTGCTGCTGGCCGACGAGCCGACCGCCCATTTGGACCATGAGATGGTCGCGGCCGTGTTGGGCCTGCTCAGGCAGGCCGCAGACGACGGCGCAGGTGTCCTGCTCTCCACACACGACGACGAGGTCCGACGGATGGCCGACCGCAGGCTGCGGATCTCGGACGGCCGGGTCGTGGCCGACTAGGACGGGGCGGGCCGGTACCGGGAGACGTCCACCGAGAAGCGGACCGTCACCCGCGCAGGCAGCCGCGCGACCTTGCGGTCGAGCTCGGCCGGGTCCTGGTGCCAGGCGTTGGGTCCCATCCCGACGACGGCCCGAACCTGGGAGTGGTCCAGTTCTCGGTGCCAGGTGGTGGTGTGACGCTCGTCGAGCGCCAGGCCCGGGCCCAGGGTGTCGGCCAGCCTGCTGTGCTTGTCGGCGGCGACGGTCAGCAGATCGAGTTCCTGGATCAGCTCCGATAGATGCCCTCGGGTGGGGGTCACGATGAACAACCGGCCCGCCGGGGCGAGCACCCGACGCAGTTCGGGGCCGTTGCGCGGCGCGAAGATGTTGACCACGGCGGCGGCCGAACCGGTGCGGACCGGTAGACCGCGCCAGACATCGCAGCACACGGCGGCCATTCTCGAATGTGCTCGCACCGCCCGCCGCAGCGCCGGTTTCGACAGGTCCAGCGCGATACCGACCCGCTCGGGCACCGCGTCCAACACCCGGCCGAGGTGCCTACCGGTGCCCGCGCCGACGTCCAGCACACACCCCGGGACGTCGTCCACGGCGGCGGCCACCAAGGACCGCAGCGCCTCGGAGATCGGGTCGAGGTGGCCACCGCCGAGGAAGTCCGACCGAGCCGCGACCATCTCGGCCGTGTCGGCGGCCTGTGGCCGCGCCGCGCCGGGCAGCAGACTGACGTAGCCCTGCTTGGCGACGTCGAAGACGTGCCTCTCGGGGCAGTGCAGCGAGCCTGCCACTCGGTGCAGCTCGTGGCCGCAGTGCGGGCAGCACAGGAACGGCACCGCCTGATCGAGCGTCATCGACGCGGTCAACTCCTCGTCCTCGCCACGGTTGGTGTCACGATCGGGTCGGTCCAGGCCGCACCGAGAGCTCGTCGGCGCGGTCCCGCCCGCCAGGCTGGCCGGGTCGCAGGCCCCCTGTCCGAGGGCCTCGACGTACCGACGAACGCCATCGCGGGCGCCCTACCCTAGGGTCTCCCACCGATCCGATCGGACCACGGCAGCGTCCGGCGTTGCCTTCCACCGGGAAGGGTCCGATTTCTCCCGCAATCGCGTTCGCGTGAAATTCCCTAGACTGACGGCGATGCATCCTCCTCGCCATCGGCTCGCCATCCTCCTGTTGGCCCTCGCACCCCTGCTCGGTCTCGTGGTGCTCGTGGGCGACAGCCCCGTGCCGCCGAGGCCCGGCCCGCCGCCAGGCGCACCGGACGTCGTGGTGGCGATGGGCGACAGCACGATGTCCGGCGAGGGCGCCGGCGACTACGAGCCGGGCACCCACGGCGAGAACGGCAACTGGTGCCACCGCTCCCCCGCAGCACTGATCAATCTCGTCGAGGGCGAGCCGATCGACGAGCGGATCAACCTGAGCTGTTCGAGTGCCCGTTCCGAGCACCTGCGCCTCAGCGGGGTCGGGCAGCACGGCACCGACTCGCAGACCGTGCAGTTGGACACACTGGCCTCGGAGAAGCGGATCCGCACGGTGGTCATCGGTCTGGGCGCCAACGATGATCCGCGCTTCTCCGATGTGCTCGGCGAGTGCTTCCAGGCCTGGTTCGCCCGCAACGGCCCCGCCTGCACTCACGGGGAGTTCGAGGAGGAATGGTTGGACCGGGTCGACCGCATGGTCCCGAAGGTGACCGCGGTCCTCGACGACGTGCGCAGCGTGCTGCGGGACAACGGCTACCCGGACAGCGCTTACGAACTCGTCGTGCAGTCCTATGCGTCGCCGGTCGGTGCGGACCTTCGACGCGATCTCGCGGGCCTGACGGGCTGCCCGTTCCGGACCGAGGACGCCCGCTGGATGCAGGAGGTCGGCGTGAGCGCGCTCGCCGATGGCCTGCGCCGGGCCGCCGAGGCCGCCGACGCCCGGTTCCTGGACTACTCCGAGGCGGGGGTCGGCCGGGGTGCCTGCTCGGCGGAGGACGTCTCCGACGAGTGGTTCACCCGACTGACGGTGGACTGGAGCGCGTTGGAGGACCAGGATCGTGCGCCGCACGCGATCCAGGAGTCCTTCCACCCCAATGCGGCCGGACACCGCGCCTTCGCGCAATGTCTGTCGGAGTTCCTCGCCACCACCTCGGACAGCGCCCGGTGTGTTCCCGACGACGACGGTGGCCTTCGGGCCACCTCGGAGGAGCAGCTGGTCAGCCGGGCGACCGGCTGACCGGCCGCGCCAAGCCGGCGTCGGCGACGTCTCAGACCGCGGGCGAGCGATTCTCGAACGGGGTGGACAACACGACGGTGGTGCGCGTCGCGACCTTCGCCGCCTCCCTGATCTGCCGCAGGAGATCCTCCAAACCTGCGGGCGAGGCGACCCGCACCCGCAGGATGTAGGACTCCTCGCCTGCCACCGAATAGCAGGACTCGATCTGCGGCAGATGTCGGAGGCGCTGCGGATAGTCGTCCGGTGCGGCCGGGTCGGTCGGGGTGAGCGAGATGAACGCGGTCAGTCCCAAACCGATCTGCTCGCCGTCCAGCCGGGCCGCGTAGCCCTGCACGACGCCTCGCTGCTCGAGGCGCCGCACCCGCTGGTGCACGGCGGACACACTGAGGCCGACGCGTTCGGCAAGGTCGGTGAAGCTGCATCGGCCGTCGGCGGACAGCTCGCGCAGGATGGCACGGTCGGTCGGTTCCAGGGCGGTGGTCATGCGGGCAGCACCGTCAACTCATGGGTCCGGGTGTTCACCGAGCGGACCCCGTCCGCCGTCACCACCACGATGTCCTCGATCCGCGCGCCCCACCGGCCCGGCAGGTAGATACCGGGCTCCACGCTGAACGCCATGCCCTCCTCCACCGGGAGGTCGTTGCCGCCCACGATGTAGGGCTCCTCATGTACGTCCAGACCGATCCCGTGCCCGGTGCGGTGGATGAAGAACTCCCCGAGGCCGGCCGCTTCGATCGGCTCCCGCGCCGCCGCGTCGATCTCGGCGGCGGTGACCCCGGGACGCACCGCGTCCACCGCGGCCTGCTGTGCCGAGCGGAGCACCTCGTAGGTGGCGCGGACGTCGTCGGCGGGCTCGCCGAGGACATAGGTGCGAGTGCAGTCGGAGTTGTAGCCGGAGGGGATCGGCCCACCGATGTCGATCACCACCACGTCACCAGCCTGCACGATCCGGTCCGAGACGTCGTGGTGCGGGCTGGCCCCGTTGGGGCCGGAGCCGACGATCACGAACTCCGCCCCGGTGTGCCCCTCCTCGACGATCGCGGCGGCGATGTCGGCGCCGATCTCGGCCTCGGTGCGGCCGACCCGCAGCCACTCGCCCATCCTGGCGTGCACCCGGTCGATGGCGGCTCCCGCCGAGGCGAGTCCCTCGATCTCCTCGGCGGTCTTGCGCATCCGGAGTTCCCGCAGGACCGGCCCGGTCAGGCTCTGCTCGATGCTCGGGTCGATGGTCCGCAGCGCGAGCACGTGCATCGCCTCGAGCATGTCGCCGACCGCGACCCGGCGAGGCAGCCTGCCGCCCGCGCCCAACAGATCACGGACCAGCTGGTACGGGTTCTCGCCGTCGACCCAGGTCGCGAGACCCAGACCGATCTCCTCGGCGGGGACCGCCGCGAAACCGGGAGCCTCCAGCTTGGGCAGCACCAGGATCGGCTGCGCATCGATGCCCTCGGCGGGCACCACGAGGGTGGTGAGTCGTTCGTGAGAGCCGCCCGAGACACCCAACAGATACCGGAGATCGGAGCCCGGGGCGACGAGCAGCGCGTCGAGACCGCCGGCTGCACAGGCCGCACGGGCGCGATCGATACGGTCGCGGAGTACCTGGGCAGTGGGCAGCGAGACTGGGGTCGACGACATGGACGACAGCCTAGCGAGACCGCCGAGCGGTCGAACACCGATCGCCTCGCCACCGGAATGGTCGACGCAGGGGGAAGCGGGGTGTCCACGGCGCGTTCGTCGGTCCCTGCCGGCAGTCTGACACGGTGAACGCTCCCCTGGTGCTCCTCGACTCCGCGAGCCTGTGGTTCCGCTCCTTCCACGCGTTGCCCGAGTCCCTGACCGCTCCCGACGGCACCCCGGTCAATGCCGTCCGGGGATTCGTCGACACCGTGGCCCGCATCGTGTCGGACCGGCGGCCGGGACGGCTCGTGTGCTGTCTGGACGCCGACTGGCGACCTGCGTTCCGGGTCCGGGCCCTGCCGTCCTACAAGGCGCATCGGGTCGCGGAGGAGTCCCCACACGAGGGGGGCGCCGACACCGACTCGGCAGGCACCCCGGTGGCGGAGTCGGTACCCGACACCCTCACCCCGCAGGTCCCGATCATCCTCGAGGTCCTCGCCGCAGCCGGGCTGGCGACGGC
This Actinoalloteichus hymeniacidonis DNA region includes the following protein-coding sequences:
- a CDS encoding ABC transporter ATP-binding protein, with the translated sequence MAEITTQTTVTAESVLGLRAVSVTYPTPSGPVEAVRGVTLDVPNRGLTVLAGPSGSGKSTLLRVLALLDKPTEGQVLLRDRELGGLDAGELRRLRRSRIALVYQNPAENLFDYLTVAENLRAAAQLADRPDPGEELLEQLGLPGTGGWRIRSLSGGQQQRLALACTLAMGCEVVLADEPTSQLDARSADLVLDALRRVTALDVPVVVASHDERLRSGADTLVWLRDGELTAIEGAGR
- a CDS encoding GDSL-type esterase/lipase family protein, translating into MHPPRHRLAILLLALAPLLGLVVLVGDSPVPPRPGPPPGAPDVVVAMGDSTMSGEGAGDYEPGTHGENGNWCHRSPAALINLVEGEPIDERINLSCSSARSEHLRLSGVGQHGTDSQTVQLDTLASEKRIRTVVIGLGANDDPRFSDVLGECFQAWFARNGPACTHGEFEEEWLDRVDRMVPKVTAVLDDVRSVLRDNGYPDSAYELVVQSYASPVGADLRRDLAGLTGCPFRTEDARWMQEVGVSALADGLRRAAEAADARFLDYSEAGVGRGACSAEDVSDEWFTRLTVDWSALEDQDRAPHAIQESFHPNAAGHRAFAQCLSEFLATTSDSARCVPDDDGGLRATSEEQLVSRATG
- a CDS encoding Lrp/AsnC family transcriptional regulator gives rise to the protein MTTALEPTDRAILRELSADGRCSFTDLAERVGLSVSAVHQRVRRLEQRGVVQGYAARLDGEQIGLGLTAFISLTPTDPAAPDDYPQRLRHLPQIESCYSVAGEESYILRVRVASPAGLEDLLRQIREAAKVATRTTVVLSTPFENRSPAV
- a CDS encoding ABC transporter ATP-binding protein is translated as MMGTQIAANAPVLRASGIRRSFRQGTTTVDVLRGVDLTVNAGEITTLSGPSGSGKSALFSVLCGFDRADEGEVSVLGDPLSPTIAWHVVAVLPQAMGLATELTLAENVALPLRLAPAEHTVPVGDIDERVLELLAVLKVDQLADRYPSEVSFGQQQRVALARALAVRPRVLLADEPTAHLDHEMVAAVLGLLRQAADDGAGVLLSTHDDEVRRMADRRLRISDGRVVAD
- a CDS encoding ABC transporter permease, which translates into the protein MKAKRSTFRKLPWTRAPRAALSSPSTMLVAMLTGLVVAFVIAGAVLHVSTVGSAAVSYNLDRLCPHNLGPNVVGEALDNDNAATVVDAATESGARHGFTESVSGRYTMPLRVDFGTDSALTRIGHRDQAMDNLTVLEGGERSGLWIARSVAEQAGVRVGDRAQGLGVDAAASTVTTIYEDLVQPQDQFWCTEEALVTVRPLSGDFEDAQVLFFADREEFEAFTAATPLLLATTVRFPVEQPQTPDAASALSERAAHVVSDIRGVVGDFATDQPVTARAYLDRPVELAGESSRSVTLAVLPLTLVSLLVGLAGVAAVAVQWCQRRHTEIRLLWSRGVSPLAIGAKAVLELGLPLLAGMGLGVGVAFAALDLFAPASQIQPGTGTLLTLIMFGVVAVAIGVVGATVAVRVRSGLERARVRHGGRVRRILTLLPWELATAGLAVWAGSRLWDGALSVEADEVIPRIDPVALAFPLLIVLTVAGLIARLLNGSLIKSHSLQMWSRPAAQLGIRRLAASRGTVTGVLVVALLAVGTIAVGNGVVTAQQGAFNAKSGLSVGAESSVQVGNAEIRDGLTLPAEIATESTFVGVTTRAIPDQSRDGRIVVVDPATFARGAFSDDTARSRQIDEALESLGAADTNGRIPALAVAGAAEGTVDIGGGMEVRTVGAVEGFPGLTRSIGYVIAAEAVEQPTTIASWFVWSNHGLTTVVEALAAEGVEALNTAERAAAMDALAFLTVEWTFSFIVVLGLVLAALAVVSLLLSVEARRRQNELSGALAARMGLRLRTLVSSYLVELSVVAVLAIVFGSLAGIVGAQLSSSRLDPAPEVFPAPEPGLPWGFLIWTVLITSVVVAVATWIAVRLVRTARVGELIRG
- a CDS encoding M24 family metallopeptidase, whose amino-acid sequence is MSSTPVSLPTAQVLRDRIDRARAACAAGGLDALLVAPGSDLRYLLGVSGGSHERLTTLVVPAEGIDAQPILVLPKLEAPGFAAVPAEEIGLGLATWVDGENPYQLVRDLLGAGGRLPRRVAVGDMLEAMHVLALRTIDPSIEQSLTGPVLRELRMRKTAEEIEGLASAGAAIDRVHARMGEWLRVGRTEAEIGADIAAAIVEEGHTGAEFVIVGSGPNGASPHHDVSDRIVQAGDVVVIDIGGPIPSGYNSDCTRTYVLGEPADDVRATYEVLRSAQQAAVDAVRPGVTAAEIDAAAREPIEAAGLGEFFIHRTGHGIGLDVHEEPYIVGGNDLPVEEGMAFSVEPGIYLPGRWGARIEDIVVVTADGVRSVNTRTHELTVLPA
- a CDS encoding putative RNA methyltransferase, which encodes MTLDQAVPFLCCPHCGHELHRVAGSLHCPERHVFDVAKQGYVSLLPGAARPQAADTAEMVAARSDFLGGGHLDPISEALRSLVAAAVDDVPGCVLDVGAGTGRHLGRVLDAVPERVGIALDLSKPALRRAVRAHSRMAAVCCDVWRGLPVRTGSAAAVVNIFAPRNGPELRRVLAPAGRLFIVTPTRGHLSELIQELDLLTVAADKHSRLADTLGPGLALDERHTTTWHRELDHSQVRAVVGMGPNAWHQDPAELDRKVARLPARVTVRFSVDVSRYRPAPS
- a CDS encoding FxsA family protein, yielding MTRYDLNARLPREPPTVPLFPLLFLILEITALIVVGNLIGVLPTILLVVGGSVLGAYLLRREGSKAMAAVQETMRTRRIATDSPDPIGIVVALLFLIPGLVTTFSGLLLMIPVSKRLVADRLRRSNRFVTQPGAGGFVPGPAGAPHRGAPAGGSVVEGEVIDGEVISENVEPHSSTSETDRTGSTSGSSERPLPPTDRD